A single region of the Arthrobacter sp. PAMC25564 genome encodes:
- a CDS encoding penicillin-binding transpeptidase domain-containing protein encodes MGNSSKLSLALVGLILGASLVACDDGRAGAQDAVKQLAAAVAALDVGSVAFEGNDSGAANDQLKQVFKALEPVKPSVQAGELKLESGVATVPLAYSWKIGSDEWKYTVSAQLKKSGDKWLTVWNPGILVPDLAEGEVLSSSVEPAQRAAILGAGDVPLVTYRPVVNVGIDKPQLGGADAADSATKLAQLVGVDPAVYAAQVAAAGPAAFVSAITLRDDGTRTITDGQISAIPGGRAVKDMLPLAPTRTFARALLGTAAEASAEQIEKSGGVLKAGDTTGTGGLQQQYDAQLRGTDGITIRAQKAGLTAEEIKAASPDPRRLLFRVDIKAGTPLKTTLDPKLQQLAEDVLGKVGPASAIVALRPSTGAVLAAASGPGSNGYDTAMLGQYAPGSIFKIVDSLAMFRNGMTPDSKVDCPATLTVDGRTFKNAEGYPATSLGSVTLRDAFAHSCNTAFINARDGVSQAQLEAAATSLGVAAEAPALGAGAFLGSVPGAAEGTEHAASMIGQGKVLMSPLAAAIMAGSVAKGSPVSAQLVLNPDAGTAPAAPAGADPTAAGASPSSSAAPPATGSGTPLTAAEAASLADMMRAVVTSGHAGFLASVPGAPVGAKTGTAEFGNDNPPKTHAWIVAVHGDLAVAVFVEDGGLGATTSGPLLKEFLTAAG; translated from the coding sequence GTGGGGAACTCATCGAAACTTTCACTTGCCCTTGTCGGACTCATTCTTGGCGCCTCGCTTGTGGCCTGCGACGACGGCCGCGCCGGCGCGCAGGATGCCGTGAAGCAGCTTGCCGCCGCGGTTGCCGCGCTCGACGTCGGCTCCGTCGCCTTCGAGGGCAACGACTCCGGCGCAGCCAACGACCAGCTCAAACAGGTATTCAAGGCCCTTGAACCGGTTAAGCCATCGGTGCAGGCCGGCGAGCTGAAGCTGGAATCCGGTGTGGCCACCGTCCCGTTGGCCTACAGCTGGAAGATCGGTTCGGATGAGTGGAAGTACACGGTATCCGCCCAGCTCAAGAAGTCCGGCGATAAATGGCTGACCGTGTGGAACCCGGGCATCCTGGTGCCGGACCTGGCGGAGGGGGAGGTGCTCAGCAGCTCCGTCGAGCCCGCGCAACGGGCCGCCATTCTGGGCGCCGGAGATGTACCACTGGTCACCTACCGCCCCGTCGTCAATGTCGGGATCGACAAACCCCAGCTCGGCGGGGCCGACGCGGCGGACTCCGCCACCAAGCTGGCCCAGCTGGTGGGCGTGGATCCCGCCGTGTACGCCGCGCAGGTCGCGGCGGCCGGCCCCGCGGCGTTCGTCAGTGCCATCACGCTGCGCGACGACGGCACCCGGACCATCACGGACGGGCAGATTTCCGCGATTCCCGGCGGCCGGGCCGTCAAGGACATGCTGCCGCTCGCACCCACCCGGACCTTCGCACGCGCCCTGCTGGGCACCGCCGCCGAGGCCAGCGCGGAACAGATCGAAAAGTCCGGCGGTGTCCTCAAAGCCGGCGACACCACTGGGACCGGCGGCCTCCAACAGCAATACGACGCGCAGCTGCGCGGCACCGACGGCATCACGATCCGGGCACAGAAGGCCGGGCTCACGGCCGAAGAAATCAAGGCGGCCTCCCCCGACCCGCGGAGGCTCCTGTTCCGGGTGGACATCAAGGCCGGAACCCCGCTGAAAACCACCCTGGATCCGAAACTCCAGCAGCTGGCCGAGGACGTGCTGGGCAAGGTCGGGCCGGCCTCGGCCATCGTGGCACTGCGCCCCTCGACCGGTGCAGTCCTCGCGGCCGCCTCCGGGCCGGGCAGCAACGGCTACGACACCGCCATGCTGGGCCAGTACGCCCCCGGCTCCATCTTCAAGATCGTGGATTCCCTGGCCATGTTCCGCAACGGGATGACCCCGGATTCCAAGGTCGACTGCCCGGCCACCCTCACCGTGGACGGCCGGACCTTCAAAAACGCCGAAGGCTACCCTGCGACCTCCCTCGGCTCCGTGACCCTGCGCGACGCCTTCGCCCACTCCTGCAACACGGCCTTCATTAACGCCCGCGACGGCGTCAGCCAGGCCCAGCTCGAAGCCGCGGCCACCTCGCTGGGCGTCGCCGCCGAGGCGCCGGCGCTGGGTGCCGGGGCCTTCCTCGGCTCCGTCCCCGGCGCGGCCGAGGGTACCGAGCACGCCGCCTCCATGATCGGCCAGGGCAAGGTGCTCATGTCCCCGCTGGCGGCCGCCATCATGGCAGGCTCGGTCGCGAAGGGATCCCCTGTTTCGGCCCAGCTCGTGCTGAATCCGGACGCCGGTACCGCTCCGGCAGCTCCGGCGGGGGCGGACCCGACGGCGGCGGGCGCCTCGCCGTCGTCCTCCGCCGCTCCCCCCGCCACGGGCTCCGGTACGCCGCTGACCGCCGCAGAAGCCGCCTCGCTGGCCGACATGATGCGCGCCGTGGTGACCTCCGGGCATGCCGGGTTCCTCGCCTCCGTCCCGGGCGCACCCGTGGGGGCCAAGACCGGAACAGCGGAATTCGGCAACGACAACCCGCCCAAGACGCACGCCTGGATCGTGGCCGTGCACGGGGACCTGGCCGTGGCGGTGTTCGTCGAGGACGGCGGGCTCGGCGCCACCACGTCCGGCCCGCTGCTCAAGGAGTTCCTCACCGCCGCCGGCTGA
- a CDS encoding response regulator transcription factor, with protein MNDIRVLLVDDHPVVRAGLRAMLSDFEGITVAAEAADGGAALAALNRLRTLGEPVDVVLMDLQMGAGMDGVTATGRIKAGEAGQPAPPVLILTTYDSDADILAAVEAGASGYMLKDAPPGQIRQAVLSAAAGQTALAPEVAARLLGRIRNPEPVLSGREIQLLELLASGLGNRAIAKQLFISEATVKTHLVHIYGKLGVDNRTAAVSVATRRRIIRRH; from the coding sequence GTGAATGACATCCGCGTGCTGCTGGTCGACGACCACCCCGTGGTCCGGGCCGGGCTGAGGGCGATGCTGAGCGATTTTGAGGGCATTACGGTTGCCGCGGAAGCGGCCGACGGCGGCGCCGCGCTGGCGGCGCTGAACCGGCTCCGCACCCTCGGCGAGCCGGTCGACGTCGTGCTCATGGACCTGCAGATGGGCGCTGGAATGGACGGCGTTACGGCGACCGGCAGGATCAAGGCGGGCGAGGCCGGGCAGCCCGCCCCGCCGGTGCTCATCCTCACCACCTACGATTCCGACGCCGACATCCTTGCCGCGGTGGAAGCCGGCGCCAGCGGGTACATGCTCAAGGACGCGCCGCCCGGGCAGATCCGCCAGGCGGTGCTCTCCGCAGCCGCGGGCCAGACGGCCCTGGCACCGGAGGTGGCCGCCCGGCTGTTGGGCAGGATCCGGAATCCGGAGCCGGTCCTGTCCGGCCGGGAGATCCAGTTGCTGGAACTGCTCGCCAGCGGCCTGGGCAACCGGGCTATCGCGAAGCAGCTGTTCATCTCCGAGGCAACTGTCAAGACCCATCTGGTGCACATTTACGGGAAGCTCGGCGTGGACAACCGCACCGCCGCGGTCTCCGTGGCCACGCGGCGCCGGATTATCCGGCGCCACTGA
- a CDS encoding ATP-binding cassette domain-containing protein, translating to MAHIDVSGIDYYLSDGTQLLNGVSFKVPDGTKTALIGPNGTGKTTLFRIISGDLIPDEGVIGRSGNMGIMRQFVGQVRDDSTVRDLLVSAAPPALAAAARAVDEAELAMMEFDDEPTQMKYAQAIVDWGDAGGYDVETVWDEVCMAALGLPFDRAQHRPASSLSGGEQKRLVLEALFAGPDELLLLDEPDNYLDVPGKRWLEARLNESKKTVFFISHDRELLNNAAGRIVTLEPGINGAGAWVHGGGFGSYVDARADRNARFEELRKRWDEEHVKLKELVNMYKNKAAFRSDMANRYHAAQTRLAKFLEAGPPEALPIEQNVQMRLKGGRTAKRAIVAEKLELTGLMKPFSTEVWFGDRVGVLGSNGSGKSHFLRLLATGGTDPEREHLPVSDIDIAEVPHEGTVKLGARIRPGFFAQTHVRPDLLGKTLLEILHRGDEHRSGLGREAAAGALDGYGLAGQSEQKYESLSGGQQARFQILLLQLSGATLLLLDEPTDNLDLHSAEALERAIDHFEGTVLAVTHDRWFARTFDRFLVFGSDGKVYESEEPVWDEKRVERTR from the coding sequence GTGGCTCATATTGACGTTTCCGGCATCGACTACTACCTCTCCGACGGCACCCAGCTCCTGAACGGGGTGAGCTTCAAGGTCCCGGACGGCACCAAGACGGCGTTGATCGGGCCGAACGGAACCGGCAAGACGACGCTGTTCCGGATCATCTCCGGCGACCTCATCCCGGATGAAGGCGTGATCGGCCGTTCCGGCAACATGGGCATCATGCGCCAGTTCGTCGGCCAGGTCCGGGACGATTCCACGGTCCGTGACCTGCTGGTCTCAGCTGCCCCGCCCGCGCTGGCCGCCGCCGCGCGCGCCGTCGACGAGGCCGAACTTGCGATGATGGAGTTCGACGACGAGCCCACCCAGATGAAATATGCCCAGGCGATCGTGGACTGGGGCGATGCCGGCGGCTACGACGTCGAGACCGTCTGGGACGAGGTCTGCATGGCCGCCCTGGGCCTGCCCTTTGACCGGGCCCAGCACCGCCCGGCGTCGAGCCTCTCCGGCGGCGAGCAGAAGCGCCTGGTGCTCGAGGCGCTCTTCGCCGGCCCCGATGAGCTCCTGCTCCTCGACGAACCGGACAACTACCTGGATGTCCCGGGCAAGCGCTGGCTCGAGGCCAGGCTCAACGAGTCAAAGAAGACGGTGTTCTTCATCAGCCACGACCGCGAGCTGCTCAATAACGCCGCGGGCCGGATCGTCACGCTCGAACCGGGCATCAACGGTGCCGGGGCTTGGGTCCACGGTGGCGGTTTCGGCTCCTACGTGGACGCCCGTGCGGACCGGAACGCCCGCTTCGAGGAGCTGCGCAAGCGCTGGGACGAGGAGCACGTGAAGCTCAAGGAACTCGTCAACATGTACAAGAACAAGGCCGCGTTCCGCTCCGACATGGCCAACCGGTACCACGCCGCGCAGACCCGGCTGGCGAAGTTCCTGGAAGCCGGTCCGCCTGAGGCGCTGCCGATCGAACAGAATGTCCAGATGCGGCTCAAGGGCGGCCGGACCGCCAAGCGGGCCATCGTGGCAGAGAAGCTGGAACTGACCGGCCTGATGAAGCCGTTTTCCACCGAGGTGTGGTTCGGGGACCGCGTCGGCGTCCTGGGCTCCAACGGCTCCGGCAAAAGCCACTTCCTGCGCCTCCTCGCCACCGGCGGCACCGATCCGGAGCGGGAGCACCTGCCCGTGTCCGACATCGACATCGCTGAGGTTCCGCATGAGGGCACGGTGAAACTTGGCGCCCGCATCCGGCCCGGCTTCTTCGCCCAGACGCACGTCCGGCCCGACCTTTTGGGCAAGACGCTGCTGGAGATCCTGCACCGCGGCGACGAACACCGTTCCGGACTGGGCCGCGAGGCCGCGGCCGGCGCCCTGGACGGCTACGGCCTGGCCGGGCAGTCCGAGCAGAAGTACGAGTCGCTCTCCGGCGGCCAGCAGGCCCGCTTCCAGATCCTGCTGCTGCAGCTCTCCGGCGCCACGCTGCTGCTGCTGGACGAGCCCACCGACAACCTGGACCTGCACTCGGCCGAGGCGCTGGAACGGGCGATCGACCACTTCGAGGGCACCGTCCTGGCCGTCACCCACGACCGCTGGTTCGCCCGGACCTTCGACCGTTTCCTGGTCTTCGGCTCCGATGGCAAGGTCTACGAGTCGGAGGAACCCGTCTGGGACGAGAAACGAGTGGAGCGCACCCGCTAG